GGTGAGAAGTTGTCTTTAGTGGTTAAATTAGTAATTAGTAGTTTTTGGATATGTTTATTAGCAGCTGATTAGTATATTTTATGAGAGAAAAACGGCCGTACCGGTGCTTGGTAATTGAAACAGAGATGCGGCTTAAGCCGCATTTCTATCTAGTTCTAGCGAAATGTGGTGAAGCTGATTTGTAGTTTATCAATAGACACCTGGCTGCTGAACTGTTTCATATTTCACTCTTTACGTTAATCAGATAATCTTCCTTTTttgcatatttattaaaagttcttattttgtttttggtaCAGTTTTCtctttaatttatttatttcacaaTGGCATCTTTCAGATTTTGTCTAGAATGGTGAGTATTTACATGAAAAGATGGTCCATGTCGTAGGTGGTGTTGGACTCAGCTTCCATTTAGTTCGACGAGGAATCGTGGGGATTTCACTTGAGTCGTAAAACCATAATCGCAAATGATGAGAGAAATGGTCTAACATAAACAGTAATAACATGTTATATCCTAAGGAGGATAAAATTAACCAACGACTGCTGTACTCGTGTCGTAACTGCGACTATACGGAAATTGCTGATAATGCCAAGATTTTCCGTAATGAACTGTCATCAGCGATTGGAGAAACAGCTGGTGTAACCCAAGATATCGGTTCCGATCCAACGTTGCCACGGTCAGATAAAGAATGTGGAAGGTGTCATGAGAAAGAGTGTGTCTTCTTCCAAAGTCAGCAGCGAAGAGCAGAGACTACAATGGTGTTATTTTATGTTTGTTTGTCATGTGGTAATATTTTCCGGTCTGAGGAATAGTTTGGCGTTGGTCGTGAGATATCAAGCGGTCAAACGTGAAAAAGAAGTGTACTTtagataatatatttataaaagtGAATTAAGGAATGaactaataaaaaatagaaatgaaACTAAAAGTGATTAATAAGAATTTGTTTAAAAAAGTCAGGCGAAcattttaaaaaaaagtaagATAGGAAAGAGTTCGCCCGAGAATTCGGCTAGTTATACTAACTAACTGTGTTTAGATGGCACTACCGTAGTCATTGATATCACCGAAATCAATATTGTCAAGAACATGGTTATACTCAACAGGTTGAGGACCACCATTGACAATTTGACCATCAGCGGTGTCGACGATATCTGAAGTAGctgcaggagcaggagcattaccggcagcagcctcagaTATTGGAGCCTTGGCCGAAGGAGCGTGATAGAGCATCTCGGCATTAGCAACCGCTGGAATAGGAGGAACGAAAGCGGCAGTAGCTGATGGAGAATCTCCGGGAACCTTTGGTAAACTTGCAGGAAGGTTCACTTGTGAAGGAATAACTGTAGAGGCAATTGAAGACGAGACAACGTCATTCTGGGATTGACCAGAAGTGACTGGAGTGGTAATCTGGACACTAAAGGGTGATGGGGTCTCTACAGAGGGAGATTGAGCTGAAGGCGAAggtgaagaagcagctggagaCTCAGCGGCAGGTGGTTGAGGAGCTGGCgaaggagcagcatcaTCTTGACCCTGGAAAATAGTAGCAAgatttggtggtggtggaggtggagctTGAATAGTCACTGTACTGGGAGTAGGGGATTGGACGACCGTGATAGTGCTAGGTGAAGCAGGTTGCTGGACAGTGAAGGTGTTTCCAGGAACATCGTACTCAGGGCCACTCACAATCTTGGTGATAATATCAGTGACTGGAGTTTGAGCCTGTTGAGTAACGATAACAGTTTGGATAGTAGTTGAGGTGGAAGTAACAACCAATTTTGTGGGATTGGTTACGTACATAGTGGCTACAACGTTGTCATGGAGAGCATTGACAGgttgattttgagaagCAAGTGCGTTTCTAAGAACCTGAACTAAGACATTGTAATCATCTTCAGTGGGGTTTGATCTCTTTTCAAAGCTTTCATAACTAGTAACAGCAGTGTAGACTAAAGCATCCTGATATTCGTTGACCAAATTAAGGAGCTGGTTTCCGTTACTGGTACAGTTCAAATCGAAGTTACGAGTAATGTTACTCAAGTCACCCATGGTATTTGCAAAGGTAGATGCAATGGTTCGACTTTGGTCATTAGAGTTGATGCTACTCTTAAAGTCATCCAAAGCTTGTTGTGAGATATCAGTGGCAATAGAAATGAAAGGACAAAGCATCGACTCAATTTCAGAAGGGGGTGTGGAAGAATCAATGTTTTGGGAAATGAATCCAGCAATGCTAATAACTTTGCTCTGAACATCGTTCAAAGAACTTACACTGGTAAGAGGGGTGTTTTCCAAGTCCTCTAACTTGGAGTCAAGCTGAGAATTTCCGGTGTTGGGACTTGTAGTGGCACGCTTAAAGATGTTTCTGATCTTGTTCCATCCGTTGTTAGCCGAGCTTCGTACATTGAGAGAGAATGGCATGGGGATATTGACAGCAGCGGAAGCAGAGGCAAGAGCGGAAGCAGTGGCACTGGCAATAGCGGCCTCGATTTGAGCAGAGTTGGCAGTAACAGTGACGGTATAGAGACAGGATGCTGGGCAGGCACCAGCTGAAGAACCAGCTGGGGACGAAGTAGCTGGggatgatgaagcagctggggAAGTGGGGAcagcaggagaagaagtagtAGCTGGGGACGATGAAGCAACTGGAGAGGAGGGGACAGCTGGAGACGATGGAAcagctggagaagaggaggTAGTTGGAGaggatgctgctggtgatgaaaGAACAGCTGGGGATGGAGAAGAGGGAATagctggcgaagaagcagctggggAAGTAGGAACTTCTGGAGAAGAGGCAACTGgggaagaagcagctggcgaAGAGGGAACAGATGGCGAAGAAGCAACTGGGGAGGAATAAATagctggagaagaagcagctggcgaAGAGGGAACTTCTGGGGAAGAAGCAgttggagaagaaggaacagctggtgaagaggcagctggtgaagaagcagctggcgaagaagcagctggcgaagaagcagctggcgaagaagcagttggagaagaaggaacagctggagaagaggcagctggCGAAGAGGGAAcagctggcgaagaagcaactggggaggaagaggcagctggggaagaggcagctggGGAAGATGGAACAGCTAGTGAAGAAGCAACTGGGGaggaagaggcagctggagaagaggtAGCTGgggaagaagcagctggtgaagaagaaggaacaGCTGGCAAAGAAGCAACTGGggaggaagaaacagctggagaagaggcagctgaagaagaggcaacagctggtgaagaagcagctggcgaGGAGGGAAcagctggcgaagaagcaactggggaggaagaaacagctgcagaagaggcagctggagaagaggcagctggagaagaggcagctggagaagaggcAGATGGGGAAGAGGcaacagctggtgaagaagcagctggcgaAGAGGGAACAGTTGGCGAAGAAGCAACTGGggaggaagaaacagctgcagaagaggaagctggagaagaagcagctggagatgaagagggaacagctggcgaagaagcaACTGGAGAAGACAAAACCgcaggagaagaagcagcagcagccggagaagaaggaactTCTGGTGACGAAGCTGCGGGAGAAGAGGGGATTGCAGgggaagaagcagcagctagAGAAGTGGGAACGGAAATACCAGTCAACacactagcagcagcagatacATCGGCCACAGCAGAAGCgacagcagaagcagcggcagatgcaacagcactggcagaagcagcggcaaCGGCATTTGCAGAagcactagcagcagccgagACACAGATggatgcagcagcagaaacagaagcaaCAACATTTGCTGAAGCTACAGCGACAGCATtggcagaggcagcagcactggcatgggcagaagcagcagcggcagcagcagcggcggcagaggcagcagcagaagcggtagcagcagcactggcagcagcactggcagtaACAGCAACTTGTGGAGAAGCTTGGGCAACAGCAGAGGCAATAGCGTTAGCTGAAGCAACGGCAGTGGCATATgctgaagcagaagcagcagcggaagcagcagctgaagcggcagcagaggcagcagctgaagcagaagcagcagcagaggcaTAAGCACTGGCACCAGCATTAGCACCAACACTAATTCCAACACTTCCACCGAGATCAGCTGATGGTGAAgtttcaacagcaggagaagTGGGGACAGTACCTGTGAAACCAGTAGAAGTGGATGTTGAGAATCCAGGAACGCtagctgatgctgaagcaCCAAAAGACGGATAAGCTGAAGcaacagaagcagcggaagcagcagctgaggcagcggcagaggcagcagctgaagcagcagcagaagcagaagcagcagcattcgcactagcagcagcagaagcagcagcattggcagaGGCAACGGCAGTTATATCTGAAGTGCTAGCAGCATTGGCTCCAACAGTAGCATaggcagaagcagaagcttCGGCGGTGGCAGCTgcggaggcagcagcagcggcggcAGCACTGgccgaagcagcagcagcagcactagcagaggcagcagcagcggcactGGCATAAGCATTGGCATCAGCGGTAGCAGAAGCGTAgccactagcagcagcattgtCAGAAATAGCGATACcggcagaagcagtaacCTCAGCattggcagaagcagcagcagaagcaccggcagcagcagcggcagcagcactggccgaagcagcagcagcaacactggcagaggcagcagcagcggcactGGCATAAGCATTGGCATCAGCGGTAGCAGAAGCGTAgccactagcagcagcattatCAGAAATAGCAATACcggcagaagcagtaatctcagcattggcagaagcagcagcagaagcaccggcagaagcaaaagcagaagcGTCAGCTCCAGCAGAAACATCAGCGCCAGCAGAAGCTAAGgccgaagcagcagcagacgcagcagcagaagcggcggcagcagcagatgaaacAGCTGGATCATTGATAGTGGGAACGGCAGTAGGATTGCTGACGACAGAAGTGGCCATTGAGTAAAGTGAAGCCATACCAGAAATAACATTGTCGCCAGTTGCGATAGAGGCAGCTTGGGAAAGAACAGGAATGCTTCCAGTAGCAGTTGCCACAGATTGAGTAAAGGAAACAGTAGGACAAGCGCTGGTAACCAAACTTCTGAAAACACAGTGTTGTTGATTCAAGCTGCTAGTATCAACATTGAATTGACTGATAAGAACGCTGAACTCATTAATCTTGGAACTGAGGAGTTCATAAATAgaactgctgctggaacAAGTACTTGGGCTAATACCTCCACTGGAGCAAAGACTGGATAAACAGCTTTCCAAAGCAACCATCAAGGGACAACTGAGGCAGTAAGCCATGGCAGAAGagatggtgctggtgaAACATTGCTCCATAAAGCTACAGCATTGACTGATAACCTCGCAAATAGTTTGCAGGCAACTATCGGTAGAAATTGATCCAGAAGCCGATCCAGATACAGATCCAGATACAGAGCTGCTCAATGAACTAACAACATTCTTTGCATTATATATGGACTTCGTCAAGCTTGATGATTGATAGAAAAATCCAAAGAATGAATTTATAAAATCTCCGAGATCACGTTTTTTGAGAACGGAATCGAATGACACAGAGGGATCGATAGATTCGAGTTGTTTTCTAAGATCACTGTTGCTCGAGTCAATAGGCGAGGTATCGATATTAGATTGCTTGAGAAGGTTGCTTAAGTTCTCAGCGTTCTCACTGACAGCGGCTGCAGCATTGATAGCAccgtcttcatcgtcgtcggCGTTTGCAGGGGTATATGAGAAGGCTTCGGAAATTGATAAAAGGTTGTTGGCAGCAGAGGATACAAGTTCATTCTTAAGGTCGGTACTTGGAGACGTATTTTCAAGAAGCATTGATCCCacagaaaataaatgatCTACATTTTCGAGAGTTTCGGTGAGGTTCTGTTCGTACACTTTGGGTAGTCGTTGAGCATCATTATCTAAGGCAGTGACAACGCTATCTAATTCAGGAAGGTCTCTCTGATCAAGGTTCACACGAACACCAGATTTTAGTAAAGCTCTTTCTTGGATTTCGCCAGTGGAAAGACAATGACCACTGCCAAGGAAGCCCAGGACAACCAGTCCAAGAGATGGATTCAACTTTACCAtcgtttttgtttattgtttgTAGTAGACTTTTGTACTATTGATTGAACAATCGCCAGTATACCTATCTCTAACAACAAGACATTTTGTAcgttatatatatatatatatatctatatacCTATATACATGCGCAACTAACAAGAGATGGTTGAAGAGAGAACGCCCTAATGTATTAAATATCGGCATGTATCACTTCTGTGGGCACTATTATTAGTAGGCTGTAAAGCATGTTTTACGGGGTCTCAATGTGGATCAGTATGAATGCCCACGAAGCAGAGCAAGTCTCTTTCTGGGGGATAGGTTTCATTAATTTTACTAATACCATATGGGGGTAGCCACACAAGAAGAGCGGGCACTTGTTGTATAGCGCACAATCTCGGGCGGGTAGCGACATCAAGAGTTGAGATTAAGTGTAACTTAAGATTTAGACACACACCACACTAGGTGCATAGGCATCTGATACAAAAAGTTTGTTTCATGATTTGTTATATTGAGGTCAATAGAGAGCAAGATACGTAATTGACCATGCACATGAGTATTAAATGTCTTAAATGTTAGTTATGAGCTATTAGATTCGTTGTGATTCAGGTGGTGTTGGAACGAAAAGCACAACGGGAAGAAAGAGTCCGACAAACGGGAGAGCTTAAAGAAGGATGGTTGAAGGACGCTTTCGGTGGGTAATTGAAGTGAACCATCTCAGAGACACAACATAAACATAAACATGAATAATTTTGATACTTGTTAACTATATACAAAGGGCCCACAGTTTGAACCCAACCCaagcaaaatataataatatatgcAAATGCGACCTTCTATTCTTTCTTTACACAGTACGAGGAGCCAGTGAAACGATTTTATTGAAACCCTTGTCTTTCAGTTCCTTGGCTACCACGCTAGAGATACGGGTCCCTACTGGTTCGCCGTTCTTTTGCAGTAAGACACAAGCGTTATCATCGAATCTAATGGTCGAGCCATCTGGTCTTGTAACAGCCTGCCTAGTGCGGACAACAACTGCATGTCTAATATCACCTTTTCGTACTCTTTGGGCCTCGCTCTGGCCAGTAAGATTTTGGGGAATAGGACGAGCCTTTTTCACTACAACGACTATTTTGTCACCTACTTTAGTTAGAATCTAGATCGTCTCTAGCTCAAACAATTGGAAAGGCTGGAATGACTggaaaaataagaaaatatcTGTGTGTTGGTGAATTTTGTACAGAATTTCTGGTCAAGAccagcatcatcttctAAACCAGTATCCTACCAAACCCGTCATATATTTGTGAGTAgcaaatataataaatcagaataaaaatagcTGTTATCTATTTTCCAGGACCAGTCACTCCAAGGTCATGGCCATGGCCATGACCATGCCATAGTTGTGCTACTTACCAATACTTGCTGGCGTTCTAGGCCCCTTTCTGAGAACTTTGATGCATTCAACAATTAGTGCACCCTAGGACATGAGTTAGCAATCAGATCTTTACAAGCTAAAAAGATAATAATCCAGTACCTGGTATACATCTTGAGCACGTATCCAACTAAATCCAATACACTTTCACAATTCGAAGCTTAAATATGGCGAGGTAGCCACAGATCCATCCACTGCTCCACCACTATCTATCTGTCGAAGAACAGCACCACTTTACTTACAGAATTGTCGATGACGTTAGCTAGAGATTTCAGGTAAAGCATTTTGTATATCTATGAGCAGTCCTATCAACACTGACTTCAAACCCCCGCTACTTTTCTCTGGATTAACCGAcgtcgctgctgctgctctccACTGAACTGTACGGCCGAATATCGtgaagtgaaatttcacatCAAGTGGTATTAGGGTACAAAAACCAATAAAC
The Sugiyamaella lignohabitans strain CBS 10342 chromosome A, complete sequence genome window above contains:
- the EAP1 gene encoding putative cell wall adhesin (Enhanced Adherence to Polystyrene; similar to S. pombe predicted GPI-anchored SPBPJ4664.02; similar to RBT1; internal hexapeptide PATEST repeat region is expanded in allelic CaP19.8979; identical to C. albicans morphogenetic related gene CPH3 (AAM46085); no clear allele); this translates as MVKLNPSLGLVVLGFLGSGHCLSTGEIQERALLKSGVRVNLDQRDLPELDSVVTALDNDAQRLPKVYEQNLTETLENVDHLFSVGSMLLENTSPSTDLKNELVSSAANNLLSISEAFSYTPANADDDEDGAINAAAAVSENAENLSNLLKQSNIDTSPIDSSNSDLRKQLESIDPSVSFDSVLKKRDLGDFINSFFGFFYQSSSLTKSIYNAKNVVSSLSSSVSGSVSGSASGSISTDSCLQTICEVISQCCSFMEQCFTSTISSAMAYCLSCPLMVALESCLSSLCSSGGISPSTCSSSSSIYELLSSKINEFSVLISQFNVDTSSLNQQHCVFRSLVTSACPTVSFTQSVATATGSIPVLSQAASIATGDNVISGMASLYSMATSVVSNPTAVPTINDPAVSSAAAAASAAASAAASALASAGADVSAGADASAFASAGASAAASANAEITASAGIAISDNAAASGYASATADANAYASAAAAASASVAAAASASAAAAAAAGASAAASANAEVTASAGIAISDNAAASGYASATADANAYASAAAAASASAAAAASASAAAAAAASAAATAEASASAYATVGANAASTSDITAVASANAAASAAASANAAASASAAASAAASAAASAAASAASVASAYPSFGASASASVPGFSTSTSTGFTGTVPTSPAVETSPSADLGGSVGISVGANAGASAYASAAASASAAASAAASAAASAAASASAYATAVASANAIASAVAQASPQVAVTASAAASAAATASAAASAAAAAAAAASAHASAAASANAVAVASANVVASVSAAASICVSAAASASANAVAAASASAVASAAASAVASAVADVSAAASVLTGISVPTSLAAASSPAIPSSPAASSPEVPSSPAAAASSPAVLSSPVASSPAVPSSSPAASSPASSSAAVSSSPVASSPTVPSSPAASSPAVASSPSASSPAASSPAASSPAASSAAVSSSPVASSPAVPSSPAASSPAVASSSAASSPAVSSSPVASLPAVPSSSPAASSPATSSPAASSSPVASSLAVPSSPAASSPAASSSPVASSPAVPSSPAASSPAVPSSPTASSPAASSPAASSPAASSPAASSPAVPSSPTASSPEVPSSPAASSPAIYSSPVASSPSVPSSPAASSPVASSPEVPTSPAASSPAIPSSPSPAVLSSPAASSPTTSSSPAVPSSPAVPSSPVASSSPATTSSPAVPTSPAASSSPATSSPAGSSAGACPASCLYTVTVTANSAQIEAAIASATASALASASAAVNIPMPFSLNVRSSANNGWNKIRNIFKRATTSPNTGNSQLDSKLEDLENTPLTSVSSLNDVQSKVISIAGFISQNIDSSTPPSEIESMLCPFISIATDISQQALDDFKSSINSNDQSRTIASTFANTMGDLSNITRNFDLNCTSNGNQLLNLVNEYQDALVYTAVTSYESFEKRSNPTEDDYNVLVQVLRNALASQNQPVNALHDNVVATMYVTNPTKLVVTSTSTTIQTVIVTQQAQTPVTDIITKIVSGPEYDVPGNTFTVQQPASPSTITVVQSPTPSTVTIQAPPPPPPNLATIFQGQDDAAPSPAPQPPAAESPAASSPSPSAQSPSVETPSPFSVQITTPVTSGQSQNDVVSSSIASTVIPSQVNLPASLPKVPGDSPSATAAFVPPIPAVANAEMLYHAPSAKAPISEAAAGNAPAPAATSDIVDTADGQIVNGGPQPVEYNHVLDNIDFGDINDYGSAI
- a CDS encoding putative spidroin-1-like, translating into MRLKPHFYLVLAKCDNLPFLHILSSAIGETAGVTQDIGSDPTLPRSDKESGEEAAGEEGTSGEEAVGEEGTAGEEAAGEEAAGEEAAGEEAAGEEAVGEEGTAGEEAAGEEGTAGEEATGEEEAAGEEAAGEDGTASEEATGEEEAAGEEVAGEEAAGEEEGTAGKEATGEEETAGEEAAEEEATAGEEAAGEEGTAGEEATGEEETAAEEAAGEEAAGEEAAGEEADGEEATAGEEAAGEEGTVGEEATGEEETAAEEEAGEEAAGDEEGTAGEEATGEDKTAGEEAAAAGEEGTSGDEAAGEEGIAGEEAAAREVGTEIPVNTLAAADTSATAEATAEAAADATALAEAAATAFAEALAAAETQMDAAAETEATTFAEATATALAEAAALAWAEAAAAAAAAAEAAAEAVAAALAAALAVTATCGEAWATAEAIALAEATAVAYAEAEAAAEAAAEAAAEAAAEAEAAAEA